The genomic region GTGTGCCGTGTCGTCGGGCCGATCACTTTTGGTCCATGCGGTGATTGCCGAGCACATGGTCGCCACTTTTGCGTTTGCCACGGCCTCGCACATTGCAAGATAGGAGAGCCCACTTTGTGTTCCCAATTCCACAATGCTCTTGGGTTGCATCGCCGAAACGAGCCACATGATAAACGGACCGTGTTCAAGCCGCATTGTAGGTTCGCCGCCGTAGCTCGGGTAAACCAAAGGACTGCCGAGAAACTTCATGAATTAATAGTCCGTATTTCGCAAACTTACTTTCGAACCTAGTAGTCAAATATTTTTTGAAGGTACAGGGGTGAGTGGTTGCTTTAATCATCCAATTGGCCAATGGAAAACGCCGCGCAAACTGTTTGGGTACAAGAGATCAATGTGGCTCTGCGCCAGCGCACCAAACGAAAGCCCGTCCGCACCTTTCACGCCAAGCCTGCAGTGCAGAAACCATCCCGCGGCACATTGGAGGCGGACTTTGCGAAATGGGCGAGGTTCAGTCTTTTGTCTGTCTTAGACACGTCGTCGCTTTGCTTGTTTCCATTCGCAGCCCGTGCGTAAGGTCTCAGGAAAGAGACTATCAACACAGAAAAGGGATCGGCATTCATGCACCTTAACGTCAATGGGACGAATATTTTTTTTGATGTGGTTGGATCCAAGCTTTTGCCGGTCGGAGACGAAATGGTTGAACGTCCGACAATGCTGGTTCTGCACGGCGGACCAGGATTTGACCACTCGACATTGCGCCCGCATTTTGACCGCTATGCTGATGCCTTTCAGGTAATTTACATCGATCACAGAGCCAACGGGCGATCTGAAGGCGATATCAAGGATTGTAGCCTCGACCAGTGGGCGGATGACATCGCTGCCTTTTGCGAAGCTTTGAGAATCGAGCGGCCAGTTGTTTTTGGTCAGTCTTTTGGCGGGATGGTGGCTATGCACTACGCGTCGCGCCATCCCGACGGGTCCAGCAAGCTGGTTCTCTCGTCGACCGCTGCCTGTTTTCTCATGGAAGAAACCGAAAAGATGATGGCGCATCTGGGCGGAAAGCATGCAGCGGAACTGGCGCGCGAGTTTTTCACCAACCCATCAGTGGAAGTTCACGAGGAGTATGCGCGTGTTTGCTTGCCGCTCTATTCCCAAACACCGCCAGAGGAAGGTTCTGACTTTCGCGGGCGTGCGATTAGCCGACCAGAAATCGGTGTGCATTTCTTTGCCAACGAAATGATGGAAATGGACTTACGCGGGGGGATATCGGCCGTTTCCTGCCCCACGTTGGTGTTAGGCGGTCAATTGGACCCGGTCACACCTCCGCAGTGTTCCGAGGATATTGCCAATGCCATCGGTGAAAACGCTCAGCTGACAATGTTCGATGGCTGCGGCCACGGCGTTCACAGAGACCAGCCGGACGCAGCTGAAAAGGTCATGCGGGCGTTTCTAGAATAAGTATTAGCTTTGTGGGCATTCCCTGGGTTTTGGGCATTGTGGGCCATGTCGTTTCCTGCAACGCCGCTTCGCAAACAGGGAAAACAATGCACTTTGCGCTCGCTAGCCTCATCGAAACACTCTGACGATTGAGGGAGAGGCCTATGGCTTTGGACAACCGCCGCCGGTCTGGTGGGCGCAGTGCGAGACGTGCGGCGCGGATGGCTCATGATTTCACAATGCTTCCGGGGCTGACCAATCGTTTGCCGCTTTGCGAGGTGATGGATGCAGCGCAGGTCGAACGGATCGACGCCGCGTCGATGGATATCCTGGAGAACGTCGGAGTCGTGTTTCGTGATGACATCGCTCTTGCGGACTGGCGCAATGCCGGGGCGAAGGTTGAGGGGGAGACGGTTTTTCTGGATCGCGGATTGGTACGTGAACTGATCCAAACCATCCCTGAGACCTTCACGTACCACGCCCGCAATCCGGCCAATAATGTCGATCTCGGTGGAAACAAGTCGGTCTTTGTGCCGATGACAGGCGCGCCGTATCTGCGAGATTTGGACGATGTCCGGCGTAACCCGACGTTGGATGACCTCGCAATGTTCCATAAGCTGAGCCACATGATGCCAGCGATGCATAGCTCCGCGCATCATATCGTCGAGCCCTATGATCACCCAATCAGTCAGCGCCATTTGCGTATCACGTATTCCTCGATGAAATACTCCGACAAGATGTTCATGGGGATGACGACAAGTCCGAAGAATGCGGAAGACGTACTGGATATGTGCGCGATCCTGTTTGGTGAGACGTTCTTAGAAACCCACCCTGTCGTTACTGGAAACTGTAATGGCAATTCACCGCTTGTGTGGGATGAAACCATGTTGGGTGCAATGCGGGCGTTTTGCCGGCGCAATCAGCCGGTTTTGTGCTCACCTTTTGTGTTGGGCGGTGCAAATACCCCTGCGAGTGTTGCTGCGTCGGTCGCACAACTCAATGCCGAAGCGTTGAGTGCTTTGGCCTATACTCAGGTCATTCGGAAAGGCGCGCCCGCGATCTATGGGCACTACCTGTCGACCGTGAGCATGAAGAGCGGCGCCCCTATGGCGGGGACACCTGAAATCAGCCTGATGAATTTCATGATCGGTCAGATGGCGCGGCACTACGGGGTGCCGTGGAGAACTTCGAATACCTTGGGTGGGGCAAAGACATTTGACGCTCAGGCCGGATACGAGAGCGCCACCACCTTGAGTGCCGTGATGCATGCGGGCGCAAACTATATCTGGCATAGCGCTGGTTGGAACGAGGCCGGAATGCACTGTTCGGTGGCGAAATTCATCGTAGATTCGGAGCAATGCGCGATGGCTTATCGTATGGCCGAAGGGATCAATTGGAGTGACTTTGGCGAGGCGCTGGCGGCGGTGCCTGACATAGGGCCGGGGGGACACTATCTCGGGCACCCACACACGCAGGAGAACTTTCAGAGCGCGTTTTTCATGCCAGAGATGTTCGACAATAACTCGATCGAGCAATGGGCGGCAGAAGGCAGCATCGAAATCACAGAGCGCGCCCTCAACCACGCGCGGCAATTGCTAAAGGCATACGAGGAACCCAAATTGGATGCCGGCGTGAATGAAGCGTTGCTGGACTATATTGCCAGACGCGAGCGGGAAATTCCGGCAGCGGACGCTCTCAATCAGGATTATTGAGCGGGCAAATCGGCCGCCCGTGTTCGGCCGGCCAAAAAGTTTGTGAACGAATTCTCAATACTCTTGAGGTCTAGACAGAAGGGAATGTTAACCTCCAATCAGAGATTCTGATCCGCGATGAGTCCCAAGACTATGTCAGACGGCGCCCCGCGCTCAATACAGGACGCGATCATTGCCACCCGACGCGAAAAAGAGCGGATCGACGTGTATGTGACCGATCGGTTGCAACGCACAAAAGTACGCATTTTGCTTTATGTTTTTGGGTGCGCGCTGGGCTACATTGCGATGGGGCCGTGGCTGACCGCGGCAGCCTTTGCATTGCTTGTGGTGTCTGACCTTGTGGACGTTTTCCTGCTTTGGAAATTCGTCCGGCCTCTGGCCATTGCCGGCAAAACCAAGCGTGCACAACGGATCGCGTATTGGGGTGGCGTCACACAGGGTGCGGGGTTTGCACTTGCGCCTTCTTTCTACTTTTTCACTGTGGAGCAGCCGGACATTATCTTTGTGGTAGGTTGTCTTGGCCTCGGTGCGGTAAATTCGGCCATTGTTCTGCCGCAGAACCCCAAAATCGGGATCACCCGTTTGGTGATTTATGGTTTAACACCCATTGTGATGGTTGTTGCACAGCACGTTTTCTTTGGTTCTTGGAACCCTGTGGTCATCAATAATCCGGCAATCATCATGTTGCTGGGCTGTATGCTTTACATGACGGTGACTTTCACCAAGGCAGGTATGGTCAACTACGATACAAATCGGGCGCTTTACCGCAGTCGGGAAGACCTCAAAGTCGCGAATGCGCATATGGCGCGGCAACAGGCAGAAATGCGTAGACTGTCGCAAGTTGCGCAACGCGCCAACGACACAGTGATTATTACCGACAAGGACCGTCGGATTGTCTGGGTGAATGATGCGTTCACACAGCATTCAGGATATTCGAGCGAAGAGGCTATTGGACAGAACGTCGCCGAGTTGATGACGCAGAACGATCCCGAAATTCTTGCGAACAATGCGATCGACCAAGCTGTCGCACGCGGCGAGAGTTTCCGCGGAGAAGTTGAAAGCATGCACAAATCCGGCCATCGCTACTGGCTGGACATCAACCTGTTCCCTATCCGCGACGAAGACGGTGAGCTGGAATTCTTTGTCACCATCGAACGGGATGTGACTGAGGCCAAGGAACTGGCGAAAGAAATGGCAGAGGCGCGGGCGCAGGCTGAAATGGGAGCCCGTGCCAAGGCCGAATTTCTCGCCAACATGAGCCACGAAATCCGCACTCCGCTGACCGGCGTTATGGGAATGGCCGATCTTTTGGCCGACACCCAACTGGATGCGGAGCAGCAGCGTTTTGCTGATACCATTCGCGGGTCTTCTATGTCACTGATGGCGATCATCAACGACATTCTGGATCTATCTAAACTGGACGCGGGATTGATGGAAATGAACCCCGTCGTCTTTTCTCCGGTTTGCTGTTTCCGAGAGACGCTCGATCTGCTTGAGCCGATGGCACAGTCCAAGGGGTTGGAGCTAAAGCTTGAAGTGGGCGAGGGGGTGCCGGATCGTGCGCTTGCCGACGACGGACGCATTCGACAGGTGGCGACAAACATAATCGGCAACGCGATTAAGTTCACCGAAGCGGGAAGCGTCACGCTGCGGCTGGAGGCCCCTAGCGACACCCGATTGACGTTCTCTGTGCAAGACACAGGCATTGGCATTCCGCCTGAAAAGCTCGAAAGCATCTTTGACCACTTCACGCAGGCTGAGGCGTCTACCACGCGTCGGTTTGGCGGAAGCGGCCTCGGATTGTCTATCTCGCGTCACATTGTCGGAATAATGGGCGGCGAAATCACAGTTGAATCAGTGGTTGGTAGTGGATCGATCTTCCGGGTGACTCTGGATATCGAGAAACCTGACTTTGGCGCCGTCCGCGTTGAGGAACGCGCGCAGTCAACACCTGAGGAAGGGCCCATCCAATTGAAAGAAGGGCTGTCTATCCTGATCGCGGAAGACAACCAGACAAACCGCTTTCTTCTTGGGAAATACTTGAAAGAACAGCCCATTTCCCTGGATTTTGCGGTTGATGGCGTTGAGGCTTTGGAGAAAGTCGCGGATCACGATTTCGACTTGATCTTTATGGATATGAGCATGCCGCGGATGGGGGGAGTTCAAGCGACGCGAGAAATCCGGATGTTACCCAAGTCTCAGCCAACGATCGTCGCGTTGACCGCGCATGCCTTTGAAGAAGAGCGTCTGGCTTGCCTGGCTGCTGGTATGGATGATTTCCTGACCAAGCCCATCCGCAAAGCAGAGTTGCTCGGCTGGATTGCAGCCTTCCAAAATGGGAAAAAGCCCGGCGCCGAAGCGGCCTAATTCAACTCTTCACGCCACGGGGGATTGGCACCCGCGCGGCTTACGGTGACTGCAGCGACCTGTGCCCCAAATGCCAAAGCTGATTTGGTCTCGGCAAGTGTCGATGTTGCGAAAGATTTTGGAGAAAGACGTTTGATTTCATCTAGATGTGCGAGAAATCCCGCATTGAACGTGTCGCCCGCGCCAACCGTGTCGACAACATTTGTTGTCGGGGCTGGAACGGTGAAATGACCGTCTTGCATGATGGCGGTTGCGCCTTGGGCGCCTTGGGTCACGATCACAAGAGAGGGCCCTTTCGCAAGTATGGCCCGCGCCTGCGAAACTATCGTATCGGCGGAAGGTTCGAGCCACGCGAGATCTTCATCTGACGTTTTAACGATGTCACTCAAGGCCATCATTCCGTTTAGGCGGGCCCGAAAACGGCGTTCGTCGGAAATGAAGTCCGGGCGTATGTTGGGGTCAAGCATTACCAGACGCTGCCCGCTTTCTCGCTTGAGCAGCGCCGCATATGTGTCGGCCGCAGGTTCCGCAGCGAGACTAATGCCACCAAAGTATAAAGCCTGAATGCTGTCAGGTATCGCTGGTAGGTCGTCCGGGCCGATCATGCGCCCTGCAGAATTTTCATCGTAAAATGAGTAGGTTGCGCTACCATTGGTTAGGTGAACCATTGCAAGGGTCGTCAAGCGGTCGGACCGGATCAGATGATCTGTGTTGACGTTGCTTGCCGTCAGATCCTTGCAGAGTTGTTGCCCGAACTTGTCAGTGCTGACTCCGCTGAGGAACCCGACATCCGCGCCAAGTCGACCGAGCGCAATCGCAGTATTGAAGACGGAACCGCCAGAATGAGGTGAAAACGCTGCGGAGCCATCGGTTGAGGCAGTCGGTATCATGTCGATAAGGGCTTCGCCGCAGCAGAGGATCATGTCGGGGCCTTCCAGATTGATGTGCGCGGCGTACGGTGGCACGAGGGTCAAAGTCGGTCAATTGTCAGGCTGCAAAGCGTCGGTTTTCTATCGGTATTGTGTCGGTCTAGATTAGTCTGGCGCATCGGAGGGCCTTGGCGGCATGGCAGACGGAAAATTTGGCAGTTTTGCAGACCTTGAGGCTCTTGCCGAAAATGAGGTGCGTCCGCTTATGGCCGCCTTGAGGGGGGTCATTCTGGCTGTGCACCCTGACGCAGTCGAAGTGGTGCGACTTGGTGATCGGGCAGCGACCTATGGTGTGGGCCCCAAGAAGATGAGCGAAGGCTACTGCTATGTGATGCCGCAGAAGGCTTGGGTGAACCTCGGGTTTTATCACGGTGTTTCTCTGCGTGACCCGGATGTGCTGCTTGAAGGGACAGGAAAGCGCTTGCGTCACGTCAAACTGCACGACACCGACGGCTGTTTTTCCCCAGAGGTGCGCACCCTGATCGAAGCCGCCTTGGCAGAGCGTAAGGCAGCGTTTTGAGCCCTTTCCGACCAATGCTGCGCGAGATACGAACGGCAGTAACGCGCAAAGCGGGAGTTTGCAAAGATCGACGAACGGTCCATGCTGGTCGATCGTCGGGTCAGGCCAACGCAAGGCAACTGAAATCTTGACCCAACAAGTCACGCCTGCGCAGTATTCTTAGGATAAGTGCCTTCGAACTCCAATTTTCCAACAAGCGTTCAGCTCTGCGCCTCGTGTAACTTGGAAGGACAACTCTTTGAGTGGATTAGATATTTTCGCGTGGATTGTTTTGATTGTTTTGGTGGTTACGGCCATCGCTGTGTTTATTACCCTCGCTATGCTGCCAGGGAAAATCGCAGCGCAGCGACAACATCCATATGATGAAGCGATCAATGTGGCCGGATGGCTCGGGGCTTTTTTGGGCGGCGTGCTTTGGCCAATCGCTTTGATCTGGGCGTTCACGCACAAGCCTTCGGAAGAGGCTGCCGAAGGTGACAATCCGACCGGCAAAGAGGCGCAATCATGATTGTTTTTATGACGTTGGCCTATGTTGCCGTCCTGTTTGTTTTGATCAAGGTAAAGGTTCTGCCCAACACCAAGACCACGTGGCTTTCGACCGTCGTGTGGGTGGTGGTGCTCTTCATCTTTCTCTTCATTCCGATGCAGTGGGGGGCGCCCTCTGGTCCAGTAAAGGTCCAGATGCGCGTGGTTCAAATTTTGCCCAACGTAAGTGGTGAAGTGACGAACGTTGCGGTTGAAGCCAATACGCCATTGAAGGCCGGTGATGTGCTCTTTGAGATTGACCCAGAGCCATATGAGATCGCCGTCGCTTCAGCCAAGGCGACCCTTGCGCGGGCGGAAGCGCAGGGGGTGCAGGATCAGGCCAATCTGGCAGCAGCCGAAGCGCAGCTTCGGCAGGCGGAGGCACAACAAGCCCTGGCAGCCCGTCTCTATCGTGATGACGAAGAGTTGGTCAAAAGTGGGACGATTTCAGAACAGCGCTTGGAGCAACGACAAGCAGAACTTGATGCCGCCATTGGCGCAGTGGAGCAATCGCAAGCCGCCGTGGCACGCGCCATGATTGAAGTGAATGCGGTCACTGAAGACGGAACTCTCGCCAAGATTGCCGAAGCACAGGCTGGTCTGAGGCAGGCCCAATGGAACTTGAAAGAGACCAAGATCCGCGCACCTTCGGACGGGTATGTCACCAATCTGGCGCTGACCGTGGGCCAAAGGGTTACAAACCTGCCGCTGGCGCCAGCCATGGCATTTGTGGATACCAGCGAAAAGGGGCTGGTTGCGGAGGTGCATCAAATCTATCGCCGCCACATCGAGATCGGGCAACCCGTGGAAATGGCGTTCAAGACCTTGCCCGGGACGCTCGTTACGGGAACGGTCGAACAACTTCTCGATATTTCAGCTCAAGGTCAGGCTGCTGTGACCGGCAATGTTGCGGCAGCAGGCCAAACACAGGCCGAGCCCTTTTTGCTGCGGATCAAACTGGATAATCCCGACAACGAAGCATTGCTTCCCGCTGGTGCGGCAGGCACTTTTGCCATCTACACAAACAGCGTCGCGGCAACCCATGTGATCCGGAAAGTCATGCTGCGGATGACATCGATAGTGAATTACATCAATCCGGCACTATAAAGCGGCGCGTCTGGGACGTGCTCCAATGAGTGAATAAAAGCAGACTGTTCCAGACGGTTCCTCCGATGTAACTTATTTGACCACCGTTGGCGGCATCTTGTTGGGGGTCGGAGTTGTCACCTGTAGGCGGCCTGACGAACGGTTTTTGTAGATCA from Shimia isoporae harbors:
- a CDS encoding carbohydrate kinase family protein; amino-acid sequence: MILCCGEALIDMIPTASTDGSAAFSPHSGGSVFNTAIALGRLGADVGFLSGVSTDKFGQQLCKDLTASNVNTDHLIRSDRLTTLAMVHLTNGSATYSFYDENSAGRMIGPDDLPAIPDSIQALYFGGISLAAEPAADTYAALLKRESGQRLVMLDPNIRPDFISDERRFRARLNGMMALSDIVKTSDEDLAWLEPSADTIVSQARAILAKGPSLVIVTQGAQGATAIMQDGHFTVPAPTTNVVDTVGAGDTFNAGFLAHLDEIKRLSPKSFATSTLAETKSALAFGAQVAAVTVSRAGANPPWREELN
- a CDS encoding trimethylamine methyltransferase family protein, with product MALDNRRRSGGRSARRAARMAHDFTMLPGLTNRLPLCEVMDAAQVERIDAASMDILENVGVVFRDDIALADWRNAGAKVEGETVFLDRGLVRELIQTIPETFTYHARNPANNVDLGGNKSVFVPMTGAPYLRDLDDVRRNPTLDDLAMFHKLSHMMPAMHSSAHHIVEPYDHPISQRHLRITYSSMKYSDKMFMGMTTSPKNAEDVLDMCAILFGETFLETHPVVTGNCNGNSPLVWDETMLGAMRAFCRRNQPVLCSPFVLGGANTPASVAASVAQLNAEALSALAYTQVIRKGAPAIYGHYLSTVSMKSGAPMAGTPEISLMNFMIGQMARHYGVPWRTSNTLGGAKTFDAQAGYESATTLSAVMHAGANYIWHSAGWNEAGMHCSVAKFIVDSEQCAMAYRMAEGINWSDFGEALAAVPDIGPGGHYLGHPHTQENFQSAFFMPEMFDNNSIEQWAAEGSIEITERALNHARQLLKAYEEPKLDAGVNEALLDYIARREREIPAADALNQDY
- a CDS encoding PAS domain-containing hybrid sensor histidine kinase/response regulator codes for the protein MSPKTMSDGAPRSIQDAIIATRREKERIDVYVTDRLQRTKVRILLYVFGCALGYIAMGPWLTAAAFALLVVSDLVDVFLLWKFVRPLAIAGKTKRAQRIAYWGGVTQGAGFALAPSFYFFTVEQPDIIFVVGCLGLGAVNSAIVLPQNPKIGITRLVIYGLTPIVMVVAQHVFFGSWNPVVINNPAIIMLLGCMLYMTVTFTKAGMVNYDTNRALYRSREDLKVANAHMARQQAEMRRLSQVAQRANDTVIITDKDRRIVWVNDAFTQHSGYSSEEAIGQNVAELMTQNDPEILANNAIDQAVARGESFRGEVESMHKSGHRYWLDINLFPIRDEDGELEFFVTIERDVTEAKELAKEMAEARAQAEMGARAKAEFLANMSHEIRTPLTGVMGMADLLADTQLDAEQQRFADTIRGSSMSLMAIINDILDLSKLDAGLMEMNPVVFSPVCCFRETLDLLEPMAQSKGLELKLEVGEGVPDRALADDGRIRQVATNIIGNAIKFTEAGSVTLRLEAPSDTRLTFSVQDTGIGIPPEKLESIFDHFTQAEASTTRRFGGSGLGLSISRHIVGIMGGEITVESVVGSGSIFRVTLDIEKPDFGAVRVEERAQSTPEEGPIQLKEGLSILIAEDNQTNRFLLGKYLKEQPISLDFAVDGVEALEKVADHDFDLIFMDMSMPRMGGVQATREIRMLPKSQPTIVALTAHAFEEERLACLAAGMDDFLTKPIRKAELLGWIAAFQNGKKPGAEAA
- a CDS encoding alpha/beta fold hydrolase, whose product is MHLNVNGTNIFFDVVGSKLLPVGDEMVERPTMLVLHGGPGFDHSTLRPHFDRYADAFQVIYIDHRANGRSEGDIKDCSLDQWADDIAAFCEALRIERPVVFGQSFGGMVAMHYASRHPDGSSKLVLSSTAACFLMEETEKMMAHLGGKHAAELAREFFTNPSVEVHEEYARVCLPLYSQTPPEEGSDFRGRAISRPEIGVHFFANEMMEMDLRGGISAVSCPTLVLGGQLDPVTPPQCSEDIANAIGENAQLTMFDGCGHGVHRDQPDAAEKVMRAFLE
- a CDS encoding DUF3302 domain-containing protein, which encodes MSGLDIFAWIVLIVLVVTAIAVFITLAMLPGKIAAQRQHPYDEAINVAGWLGAFLGGVLWPIALIWAFTHKPSEEAAEGDNPTGKEAQS
- a CDS encoding DUF1801 domain-containing protein encodes the protein MADGKFGSFADLEALAENEVRPLMAALRGVILAVHPDAVEVVRLGDRAATYGVGPKKMSEGYCYVMPQKAWVNLGFYHGVSLRDPDVLLEGTGKRLRHVKLHDTDGCFSPEVRTLIEAALAERKAAF
- a CDS encoding HlyD family secretion protein, producing MIVFMTLAYVAVLFVLIKVKVLPNTKTTWLSTVVWVVVLFIFLFIPMQWGAPSGPVKVQMRVVQILPNVSGEVTNVAVEANTPLKAGDVLFEIDPEPYEIAVASAKATLARAEAQGVQDQANLAAAEAQLRQAEAQQALAARLYRDDEELVKSGTISEQRLEQRQAELDAAIGAVEQSQAAVARAMIEVNAVTEDGTLAKIAEAQAGLRQAQWNLKETKIRAPSDGYVTNLALTVGQRVTNLPLAPAMAFVDTSEKGLVAEVHQIYRRHIEIGQPVEMAFKTLPGTLVTGTVEQLLDISAQGQAAVTGNVAAAGQTQAEPFLLRIKLDNPDNEALLPAGAAGTFAIYTNSVAATHVIRKVMLRMTSIVNYINPAL